Proteins encoded in a region of the Zunongwangia endophytica genome:
- the rpsQ gene encoding 30S ribosomal protein S17 has translation MEKRNLRKERIGVVTSNKMQKSIVVSEVKKVKHPMYGKFVLKTKKYVAHDETNDCNEGDTVRIMETRPMSKSKCWRLVEIIERAK, from the coding sequence GAAAAAAGAAATTTAAGAAAAGAGCGAATAGGTGTAGTTACTAGTAACAAAATGCAGAAATCAATTGTGGTTTCTGAAGTTAAAAAGGTAAAACACCCTATGTACGGAAAGTTCGTATTGAAAACTAAGAAGTACGTAGCTCACGACGAAACAAACGACTGCAACGAAGGTGATACTGTTAGGATCATGGAAACAAGACCTATGAGTAAATCTAAATGTTGGAGATTAGTAGAAATAATTGAAAGAGCGAAGTAA
- the rplN gene encoding 50S ribosomal protein L14, giving the protein MVQQESRLRVADNTGAKEVLAIRVLGGTKKRYASVGDKIVVSVKEATPNGNIKKGAVSTAVVVRTKKEVRRPDGSYIRFDDNACVLLNPTGEMRGTRVFGPVARELRDKQFMKIVSLAPEVL; this is encoded by the coding sequence ATGGTACAACAAGAGTCTAGACTAAGAGTAGCAGATAATACTGGCGCTAAAGAAGTTTTAGCAATCAGAGTATTAGGAGGTACAAAGAAAAGATACGCTTCTGTTGGAGACAAAATTGTTGTCAGCGTTAAAGAGGCTACACCTAATGGAAACATTAAAAAAGGTGCAGTTTCTACAGCAGTTGTTGTTCGTACCAAGAAAGAAGTGCGCAGACCTGATGGATCTTATATAAGATTTGATGATAATGCATGTGTACTTTTAAACCCAACTGGAGAAATGCGTGGAACACGTGTTTTTGGTCCTGTTGCGAGAGAACTTCGTGATAAGCAATTCATGAAAATTGTATCATTGGCACCAGAGGTGCTTTAA